In Paenibacillus guangzhouensis, a single window of DNA contains:
- a CDS encoding sensor histidine kinase: MLLRYLMDRKSWIIFYLLSLSFVDLLIWIDNGIAVQAVSLLYLNVLLILALVIFLGWRFHVEMQYSRALADLTVTMDDDWMIALPTPQYHHEEAANQLLRTAGQWTLRRLSEVQAVQAVEKDYVASWVHEVKAPLTAMKLTIDAERGNPVMRKMELDWLRMHLLIDQQLYISRLPSLEADYVLEQTGIQQLAAMEVRELASWCVEKNIAVEFEGEEVIATTDRKWCRFILRQLLTNAVKYSPEGGMIVLSTDMTPQGHVRLTVRDEGAGIAAHDLPRIFDRGFTGENGRMQNAATGLGLYLAQTIALKIGISLGATSELHAGTEMEMIFHTVNTFERRGHLVGGEPDDAAQNRASSTTSS; encoded by the coding sequence TTGTTACTTCGTTATTTGATGGATCGAAAGAGCTGGATCATCTTCTACCTGCTTTCCTTATCCTTCGTAGATCTGTTGATTTGGATCGACAACGGGATTGCCGTCCAAGCCGTCTCTTTACTGTATTTAAATGTGCTTCTTATTCTAGCGCTCGTTATCTTCCTGGGATGGCGCTTCCACGTAGAAATGCAATATTCAAGGGCTCTGGCTGACCTAACCGTAACGATGGATGATGATTGGATGATCGCATTACCCACGCCTCAGTATCATCATGAAGAAGCAGCCAATCAACTCTTGCGAACAGCGGGACAGTGGACATTGCGCAGACTGTCTGAAGTACAAGCCGTTCAGGCCGTGGAGAAGGACTATGTTGCTTCTTGGGTGCACGAAGTCAAAGCGCCATTGACAGCGATGAAATTGACGATCGATGCTGAGCGGGGAAATCCGGTCATGCGCAAAATGGAATTGGATTGGCTGCGCATGCATCTGCTCATCGATCAACAATTGTACATATCACGATTACCGTCGCTCGAAGCGGATTATGTGTTGGAGCAGACGGGCATTCAGCAGCTAGCAGCTATGGAAGTACGTGAACTAGCTTCCTGGTGCGTAGAGAAGAATATTGCCGTAGAATTCGAAGGCGAAGAGGTCATAGCGACGACGGATCGCAAATGGTGCCGTTTTATCCTCCGTCAACTGTTGACGAATGCCGTCAAATATAGCCCTGAAGGCGGTATGATTGTGCTGTCGACGGATATGACCCCTCAAGGTCATGTCAGGTTAACGGTCAGAGATGAAGGTGCGGGCATTGCAGCCCATGACTTGCCTCGAATTTTCGATCGAGGGTTTACCGGTGAGAACGGGAGGATGCAGAATGCGGCAACGGGACTCGGACTTTATTTGGCCCAAACGATTGCGCTGAAAATCGGGATCAGCTTGGGTGCAACGTCGGAGCTGCATGCAGGAACGGAAATGGAGATGATCTTTCATACAGTGAATACGTTCGAACGTCGAGGACATCTAGTTGGAGGTGAGCCGGACGATGCTGCCCAAAACCGTGCTTCAAGCACAACAAGTTCGTAA
- a CDS encoding serine hydrolase, giving the protein MAVQWEVTRRGYELDNKKTRTRSTLWIALLALTLMGDSVAYGVPSASKGDASSEQHSTAAIYTGGPREVSEVEAFLDAFFAREDIQRKAGAAAISVVREGKVLVSKGYGITDQMSKSRVDASRSTFRIASVSKVFTAAAALQLVDQGKISLKDNIEKYLDGYRISNPFETPVTIEHLLTHTTGFEVREPSDGSYLMDPSVKPISLQKSIFDVFPPVVREPGTSYMYDNFATRLLGYIIEQVSGEPFGSYMTERLFKPLGMTSSSFSLTKELAGRLVTSYDAENNPLPFFDLSPREWPEGSMISTASDMALFMNALLNEGRAPDGTRILSQESVRAMSTYHVLIHPNVPDMTYGFESPVDLSHTNGEAVISKGGDILGFSSLLWLLPDRRTGVFVVYNTNQDLRNDLFAAFMDHYYADRQSTFGPKGYQKQSKFALSKLEGLYSDLRIKVFTKVEVTGDGAIRVSDVSGRHQLKQVDDLLFVDEEGKPLAFKEDADGQIAYMKYANLFSYAAKIPANQEGFPDVSPHHPYASYILGLKSLGLLEDDRTKPFLPDQVVTRGAFIHAFNAIWSLPESSNSPVFKDIANSPYRGDIQASVEAGLLQGAADEAFEPDRPIRREEAAAIVFRLLAGTGIRVPDATAALAPGTSAWAVDAVSSAVTWKLYGPEVASSDGMFDYGSQRALRKQEMAALFFTMLLPA; this is encoded by the coding sequence ATGGCGGTTCAATGGGAAGTGACAAGGAGAGGATATGAATTGGATAACAAGAAGACAAGAACACGAAGTACGTTATGGATTGCTCTGCTGGCACTAACGTTAATGGGCGATTCCGTAGCGTACGGGGTACCGTCTGCGTCGAAAGGAGATGCTTCCAGCGAGCAGCATTCAACAGCAGCAATTTATACAGGCGGACCGCGTGAGGTGAGCGAAGTTGAGGCGTTTCTGGATGCTTTTTTTGCTCGTGAAGATATCCAGAGAAAGGCCGGTGCCGCAGCGATATCCGTTGTCCGGGAGGGAAAAGTGCTCGTCTCTAAAGGCTATGGCATAACGGATCAGATGTCGAAGTCACGGGTAGACGCGAGCCGTTCCACCTTCCGAATCGCTTCTGTATCGAAGGTGTTTACCGCGGCGGCTGCACTGCAGCTCGTTGATCAAGGGAAAATCTCGTTGAAGGATAACATTGAGAAGTATTTGGATGGGTATCGCATATCTAATCCATTCGAGACGCCTGTTACGATCGAGCATTTACTGACGCATACGACCGGCTTTGAAGTAAGAGAACCATCGGATGGCAGTTATTTGATGGATCCTTCCGTGAAGCCGATCTCCTTACAAAAAAGCATTTTCGACGTATTTCCTCCCGTCGTTCGGGAGCCCGGCACGTCATACATGTATGATAATTTTGCAACGCGACTGCTGGGCTACATCATTGAGCAAGTCAGCGGGGAGCCATTCGGGAGCTATATGACGGAGCGTTTGTTCAAGCCGCTTGGCATGACTTCAAGCAGCTTCAGCCTAACGAAGGAGTTGGCTGGACGTCTAGTTACTTCATACGATGCGGAGAATAACCCGCTGCCGTTCTTTGATTTGTCGCCGCGTGAATGGCCTGAGGGCAGCATGATCTCAACGGCCTCTGATATGGCATTGTTCATGAATGCCCTTCTGAACGAAGGACGGGCACCTGATGGTACGAGGATCCTGTCGCAAGAATCCGTGCGGGCGATGTCGACGTACCATGTGCTTATCCATCCGAATGTGCCGGATATGACATATGGATTTGAATCGCCAGTGGATCTTTCCCATACGAATGGTGAAGCCGTGATTTCCAAGGGAGGGGATATCCTTGGATTTAGCTCGCTATTGTGGCTCCTCCCAGACCGTAGAACGGGGGTTTTCGTTGTTTACAATACGAATCAGGATTTGCGCAATGACCTATTCGCAGCATTTATGGATCATTATTATGCTGATCGCCAATCGACATTCGGCCCAAAAGGTTATCAGAAGCAATCCAAGTTTGCGCTATCCAAGCTCGAAGGACTGTATTCCGATCTACGGATCAAAGTATTCACTAAAGTTGAAGTGACGGGAGATGGTGCCATTAGGGTAAGCGATGTCTCAGGCCGTCACCAACTGAAGCAGGTCGATGATCTGCTGTTCGTGGATGAAGAGGGTAAACCGCTTGCTTTTAAAGAGGATGCAGATGGTCAAATTGCTTATATGAAATACGCCAACTTATTCAGTTATGCTGCGAAAATACCGGCCAATCAAGAGGGCTTTCCTGACGTCTCTCCTCATCATCCCTATGCGAGCTATATTCTTGGCCTGAAGTCCCTTGGTTTATTGGAAGATGACCGAACGAAGCCGTTCCTACCGGATCAAGTCGTTACCCGCGGTGCGTTCATCCATGCGTTCAACGCGATATGGAGTCTTCCGGAGTCTTCCAATTCGCCCGTATTTAAAGACATTGCCAATTCTCCGTATCGTGGCGATATTCAAGCCTCTGTCGAAGCAGGCCTATTGCAGGGGGCTGCGGATGAAGCATTCGAGCCAGATCGTCCGATTCGTCGTGAAGAAGCAGCCGCAATCGTGTTCCGATTATTAGCTGGAACGGGCATTCGGGTGCCGGATGCCACTGCAGCATTAGCTCCCGGTACTTCGGCATGGGCGGTCGATGCTGTCAGTTCTGCTGTTACCTGGAAGCTGTACGGGCCAGAGGTGGCTTCATCGGACGGCATGTTCGACTACGGCTCCCAAAGGGCACTCCGTAAGCAAGAGATGGCGGCGCTGTTCTTCACGATGCTGCTGCCGGCATAA
- a CDS encoding InlB B-repeat-containing protein has translation MHWKKLISIILTVSMILSFSTVASAGPHPVDPTSKVRVSGAEGYPGQSVEAAVYLTPIDLINRYDITISFDSESLELVQGDEITNDLGVGDLGDTFDADLSQPGTVNVQADLVEYAIFTEDTKAFTLHFNIKNTVQPGELALHVTKHDLYEGELPASTTVEAGKITVLNGAHTVTFDSQGGSLVEPKYANNGVLISEPSVPTRAGYTFAGWYTEPEGSHAWQFATDAVTSSLTLYAQWMRNAAQIAIGAKSGTPGSTVDVPVTVASSTYGISAYGLQIDYDPAALEISKITGEAGDYFDSNYDNNTGWLLAAWADSDGGDTPIASGEKLFTISFKIKSDAVTGDKPLSVQTGDLSRFSLVDSFLNEMEKTLTPGKVTVTEAPAVQYSVTFDSQGGSLVSGVTVDSGTTVSEPTAPTKAGYTFAGWYKDAAGAEAWNFATDSVTSNVTLYAKWTAIPALQYMVTFDSQGGSSVSSVTVNSGATISEPTAPTKAGYTFAGWHKDVAGSEAWSFATEPVTSNVTLYAKWTQIPAVQYTVTFDTQGGSLVNSMTVDSGAMISEPAAPTKAGYTFAGWYKDVAGMSAWRFGSESVTADVTLYAKWTRNTSNSSNTSSTSTNATPAAEKPSGLQVIVDGVVKEQIAVGVTTKENGQNVLTATVDQAKLAEQLQLAADKSTVVIPVTTGVEKVSVVLTGEAVKSMAAKEVILEVQTPYGNYKLPAQQIAIEAVSSQLGTQVGLSSIIVHVDIAKSGEATAVAAETAAAQGHYSIVVPPVQFSVTASYNGKTVSVERFSSFVEREISIPAGVDASKVTTAAVVNPDGSVRHVPTFVTTRAGKCYAVVNSLTNSDYALIWNPKTFADVEGHWSKQAVNDMASRMIVNGVDERRYDPDASVTRAEFAAIIVRALGLADNGSSAAFIDVKSGDWYAGAVAKAAAYGLIEGYKNETFGPDRTIARQEAFVILSRAMKLAGLDSAASDAEALLSPFTDKMDIASWAKPAVITAVKNGLVEGSPEGLAPRGNLTRAETAAIVERFLIRAKLIDHRIGM, from the coding sequence ATGCATTGGAAGAAACTAATTTCGATCATACTTACGGTCAGCATGATTTTGTCTTTCAGTACGGTAGCCAGCGCCGGACCGCATCCGGTGGATCCGACAAGCAAGGTCAGGGTAAGCGGCGCGGAAGGGTATCCCGGACAGTCGGTCGAAGCGGCTGTGTATCTGACGCCGATTGATTTAATTAATCGATATGATATTACAATCTCATTTGATTCCGAGTCCCTGGAGCTGGTGCAGGGCGATGAAATTACGAACGATTTAGGCGTGGGTGATTTAGGTGATACTTTCGATGCGGATCTGTCCCAACCGGGTACGGTGAATGTCCAAGCCGATCTCGTTGAATATGCGATATTCACAGAAGATACGAAGGCGTTCACCCTTCATTTTAACATCAAGAATACCGTACAGCCCGGTGAACTGGCGCTGCATGTCACCAAGCATGATCTTTATGAAGGAGAGCTACCCGCATCCACGACTGTGGAAGCAGGCAAGATCACCGTCTTGAACGGGGCGCATACCGTGACGTTCGATTCGCAAGGCGGCAGTCTGGTTGAACCGAAGTATGCGAACAATGGAGTGCTGATTAGCGAACCGTCGGTACCGACGAGAGCCGGCTACACATTCGCAGGTTGGTATACGGAACCGGAAGGGAGCCATGCGTGGCAATTCGCGACAGACGCGGTAACGTCCAGCCTGACGTTATATGCGCAGTGGATGCGCAACGCGGCTCAGATCGCAATCGGCGCGAAGAGTGGCACGCCGGGATCTACGGTGGACGTTCCGGTAACGGTAGCCAGCTCGACATATGGCATCAGCGCTTACGGGCTCCAAATCGATTATGACCCGGCAGCGTTGGAAATATCGAAGATTACGGGGGAAGCGGGAGACTATTTCGATTCTAACTATGATAACAACACAGGATGGCTGCTGGCCGCGTGGGCGGATAGCGATGGCGGGGATACGCCGATTGCCTCAGGAGAGAAGCTATTCACGATCAGCTTCAAGATTAAGAGCGACGCGGTGACAGGTGATAAGCCGTTGAGTGTGCAGACGGGAGATCTTAGCAGGTTCTCGCTTGTGGATTCGTTCCTGAACGAAATGGAAAAAACATTAACGCCAGGCAAGGTTACAGTCACTGAGGCACCAGCGGTGCAATATTCGGTGACATTCGATTCGCAAGGCGGCAGCTTGGTCAGCGGCGTGACCGTGGACAGCGGCACGACTGTCAGCGAGCCAACAGCGCCGACGAAGGCGGGCTATACGTTCGCAGGCTGGTACAAGGATGCAGCGGGTGCGGAAGCGTGGAACTTCGCTACGGATTCGGTGACGTCGAATGTGACATTATATGCGAAATGGACGGCGATACCCGCCTTGCAATACATGGTGACGTTTGATTCGCAAGGCGGCAGCTCGGTTAGCAGTGTGACCGTGAACAGCGGTGCGACCATCAGCGAGCCGACGGCGCCGACGAAGGCCGGTTATACGTTCGCCGGCTGGCATAAGGATGTGGCGGGTTCGGAGGCATGGAGTTTTGCAACGGAACCGGTCACGTCGAATGTGACGTTATATGCGAAATGGACGCAGATTCCGGCTGTGCAATATACGGTAACATTCGATACGCAAGGCGGCAGCTTGGTTAACAGCATGACCGTTGATAGCGGTGCAATGATCAGCGAGCCGGCAGCGCCGACGAAAGCGGGCTATACGTTCGCCGGCTGGTACAAGGATGTGGCAGGGATGAGTGCGTGGAGATTCGGATCGGAGTCGGTAACAGCCGATGTGACGCTGTACGCGAAGTGGACGCGTAATACTTCGAATAGTTCGAATACTTCTTCGACATCAACGAATGCAACCCCAGCAGCCGAGAAGCCTTCCGGCCTCCAAGTCATCGTGGACGGCGTGGTGAAGGAGCAGATTGCTGTTGGTGTTACGACCAAAGAGAATGGCCAGAACGTGCTGACGGCGACGGTCGATCAAGCCAAACTGGCGGAACAGCTGCAGCTAGCTGCAGACAAGTCCACCGTGGTTATTCCCGTGACGACTGGCGTGGAGAAAGTGTCTGTAGTACTGACCGGCGAAGCGGTGAAGAGCATGGCGGCCAAGGAGGTTATCTTGGAGGTGCAGACGCCATACGGCAACTACAAGCTACCGGCGCAGCAGATCGCGATTGAAGCGGTCTCCTCCCAATTGGGAACACAAGTTGGGTTGTCGAGCATTATCGTTCATGTTGATATTGCCAAGAGCGGTGAGGCTACCGCAGTTGCCGCTGAGACTGCGGCAGCACAAGGTCATTATTCGATCGTGGTTCCGCCTGTTCAATTCAGCGTAACGGCATCGTACAATGGCAAAACGGTAAGCGTAGAGCGATTCAGCAGCTTTGTAGAACGCGAAATTTCGATTCCCGCCGGCGTTGATGCAAGTAAGGTAACAACGGCGGCAGTCGTGAATCCGGATGGCAGCGTTCGCCATGTCCCGACGTTCGTTACGACGCGGGCAGGGAAATGCTACGCAGTCGTGAATAGCCTTACGAATAGCGACTACGCACTGATCTGGAATCCGAAGACCTTCGCAGATGTTGAGGGACACTGGTCGAAGCAAGCCGTGAACGATATGGCTTCGCGCATGATTGTCAACGGGGTGGATGAGCGCCGTTACGACCCGGATGCATCGGTTACACGGGCGGAATTCGCCGCCATCATCGTGCGGGCGTTGGGCTTGGCCGACAATGGCAGCAGCGCTGCGTTCATCGACGTGAAGTCCGGCGACTGGTATGCGGGAGCCGTGGCGAAGGCAGCAGCGTATGGTCTGATCGAAGGCTACAAGAACGAGACGTTCGGTCCTGACCGGACGATTGCTAGGCAAGAAGCATTCGTGATCCTGTCCCGGGCGATGAAGCTGGCAGGGCTCGATTCGGCAGCGAGCGATGCAGAAGCTCTGCTGTCCCCATTCACGGACAAGATGGATATCGCCTCTTGGGCAAAGCCGGCCGTTATCACGGCGGTGAAGAACGGTCTTGTGGAAGGTTCGCCGGAAGGACTCGCGCCGCGGGGCAACCTGACCCGGGCTGAGACTGCGGCAATTGTAGAGCGGTTCTTGATCCGCGCGAAGCTGATCGATCATAGAATCGGCATGTAA
- a CDS encoding response regulator transcription factor yields MDFTILIIEDDAAIFRSLKERLEQWSFHVEGPARYDDVMNTFIEVKPQLVIIDIQLPMYDGFHWCREIRAVSKVPILFLSSRDHPLDMVMAMNMGADDYIQKPFHMDVLMAQIQAILRRTYAYGEEAADLLEWNGAVIDMTRGLIRKDGQDVILTKNEFVILAVLVKAKDTVITRHDLIRRLWDDEHFVNDNTLTANITRLRHKLTIFHLEDAIVTKKGLGYMAATL; encoded by the coding sequence ATGGATTTTACGATATTGATCATTGAAGATGATGCTGCAATATTTCGTTCCTTGAAGGAGCGTTTGGAGCAATGGTCTTTTCATGTCGAGGGACCGGCGCGATATGATGATGTGATGAATACCTTTATTGAGGTGAAGCCCCAGTTGGTTATCATCGATATACAACTTCCCATGTATGATGGATTCCATTGGTGTCGAGAGATTCGAGCGGTATCGAAAGTGCCGATTCTGTTCCTGTCCTCGCGTGATCATCCGCTTGATATGGTGATGGCGATGAATATGGGGGCGGACGATTATATTCAGAAGCCATTCCATATGGACGTATTGATGGCCCAGATTCAAGCCATCTTACGCCGGACGTACGCGTATGGGGAGGAAGCGGCAGATCTTTTGGAGTGGAACGGCGCCGTTATCGATATGACACGCGGGCTGATCCGTAAGGATGGACAAGATGTAATCTTAACGAAAAATGAGTTCGTTATCCTCGCTGTTCTTGTCAAAGCGAAGGATACCGTGATTACTCGCCACGATCTCATTCGGAGACTCTGGGATGATGAGCATTTCGTCAATGACAATACGTTGACTGCGAATATAACGAGGCTGCGGCACAAGTTAACCATCTTCCATCTCGAAGATGCCATTGTCACAAAGAAGGGGCTAGGCTATATGGCGGCCACGTTATAA
- a CDS encoding sporulation protein YjcZ produces MSGLVGGAFTSTGTILVLFILLVIIACSCMGGFGGFGGVGY; encoded by the coding sequence ATGTCAGGTCTTGTTGGTGGAGCATTTACAAGTACAGGCACAATTCTCGTACTGTTTATCTTGTTAGTCATCATCGCTTGCAGTTGCATGGGTGGTTTTGGAGGTTTTGGTGGAGTAGGCTACTAA
- a CDS encoding ABC transporter ATP-binding protein yields the protein MLPKTVLQAQQVRKSFGGRGNVQQVLKGIDLRISSGEFVGIMGPSGSGKSTLIQVLATIDQATAGEIRIDDTDVTKMSDAELSRFRRSRLGFIFEDYRLLDTLTVKENIMLPISLGKMNKERAEEAFLALASDLGILDIVHQYPHEISGGQRQRTSAARALIHHPSIVFADEPTGALDSKSAAALLDVLEDMNRRRSVTMLLVTHDPVVSSYCSRVVFLKDGMLYSEVYRGSKTRQTFFQDIINVQAVLGGNRVDTF from the coding sequence ATGCTGCCCAAAACCGTGCTTCAAGCACAACAAGTTCGTAAATCGTTCGGTGGGAGGGGCAATGTTCAGCAGGTGCTAAAAGGAATTGACTTACGGATCTCGTCGGGCGAATTTGTCGGGATCATGGGTCCTTCCGGGTCAGGCAAGTCCACCTTGATCCAAGTGCTCGCGACTATTGACCAAGCGACGGCAGGGGAGATACGGATCGATGATACAGATGTCACGAAGATGTCAGACGCTGAATTGTCTCGTTTCCGGCGCAGCAGACTCGGGTTCATCTTTGAGGATTACCGACTCCTGGACACACTGACCGTCAAAGAGAATATCATGCTGCCAATCTCACTTGGAAAAATGAACAAGGAAAGGGCTGAGGAAGCATTTCTAGCTCTTGCTTCTGATCTTGGCATTCTGGATATCGTTCATCAGTACCCGCATGAAATTTCCGGCGGCCAGCGTCAGCGAACGTCTGCGGCTCGCGCTTTAATCCATCATCCTTCTATCGTTTTTGCGGATGAACCGACAGGCGCGCTGGATTCGAAATCAGCCGCAGCGCTGCTTGACGTGCTGGAGGACATGAACCGGCGTCGCAGCGTTACGATGCTGCTGGTGACGCATGATCCCGTTGTTTCGAGCTATTGCAGTCGTGTCGTGTTCCTGAAAGACGGCATGCTGTACTCCGAAGTCTATCGCGGGAGCAAGACGCGGCAGACTTTCTTCCAAGATATTATTAATGTGCAGGCTGTGCTTGGAGGGAACCGCGTTGACACCTTTTGA